The following proteins are encoded in a genomic region of Alistipes shahii WAL 8301:
- the obgE gene encoding GTPase ObgE, with protein sequence MAGSNFVDYVKIFARSGHGGGGSTHFRREKFVAFGGPDGGDGGKGGSIVLQGDKQYWTLIHLKYQRHQFAEDGEHGSGARSSGKDARDIVIPVPLGTVAKRVFENEDGTATTETVGEVTADGERLVLLRGGRGGLGNWHFKSATNQTPRYAQPGEEGEEGTFILELKVLADVGLVGFPNAGKSTLLSVVSAAKPKIADYAFTTLEPNLGIVEVRDHKSFVMADIPGIIEGAHEGRGLGTRFLRHIERNSVLLFLIPADSDDIRRDYDVLLGELTQYNPELLDKERLLAVTKCDMLDEDLIAEMRGHLPEGVPSVFISSVSGLNIPRLKDMLWEALQR encoded by the coding sequence ATGGCAGGTTCCAATTTCGTAGATTACGTAAAGATATTCGCCCGCTCGGGGCACGGCGGCGGCGGCTCGACGCATTTTCGCCGCGAGAAATTCGTGGCTTTCGGCGGTCCCGACGGCGGTGACGGCGGCAAGGGCGGGAGCATCGTCCTGCAAGGCGACAAGCAGTACTGGACGCTCATCCACCTCAAATACCAGCGTCACCAGTTCGCCGAGGACGGCGAGCACGGCTCCGGGGCGCGCTCCTCGGGCAAGGACGCCCGCGACATCGTGATCCCGGTTCCGCTGGGCACGGTCGCCAAGCGCGTTTTCGAGAACGAGGACGGGACTGCGACCACCGAAACGGTGGGCGAGGTGACGGCCGACGGCGAGCGGCTCGTGCTGCTCCGGGGCGGCCGGGGCGGTCTGGGCAACTGGCATTTCAAGAGCGCCACCAACCAGACGCCGCGCTACGCCCAGCCGGGCGAGGAGGGTGAGGAAGGCACGTTCATCCTCGAACTGAAGGTGCTGGCCGACGTGGGGCTGGTGGGCTTCCCCAATGCGGGCAAGTCTACGCTGCTCTCAGTCGTTTCGGCCGCGAAGCCCAAGATCGCCGACTACGCCTTCACGACGCTGGAGCCGAACCTCGGTATCGTCGAGGTCCGCGACCACAAGTCGTTCGTCATGGCCGACATTCCGGGCATCATCGAGGGTGCGCACGAGGGCCGCGGTCTCGGAACCCGTTTCCTGCGCCATATCGAGCGCAATTCGGTGCTGTTGTTCCTGATTCCCGCCGACAGCGACGACATCCGCCGCGACTACGACGTCCTGCTGGGCGAACTGACGCAGTACAATCCCGAACTGCTGGACAAGGAGCGTCTGCTGGCCGTCACCAAATGCGACATGCTCGACGAGGACCTGATCGCCGAGATGCGCGGCCACCTGCCCGAAGGCGTGCCGTCGGTCTTCATCTCGTCGGTCTCGGGGCTGAACATCCCGCGGCTCAAGGATATGCTGTGGGAGGCGTTGCAGCGGTAA
- the leuB gene encoding 3-isopropylmalate dehydrogenase has translation MDVKIALLAGDGIGPEIVAEATKVLDRVAEKFGHKIEYRPALVGAAAIDAVGDPYPDETHAVCLAADAVLFGAIGDPKYDNDPTAKVRPEQGLLRMRKSLGLFANLRPVALFDSLADRSPLKAEVVRGTDFICVRELTGGIYFGRPQGRDEEGARAFDTCTYTVSEIERVLHVAFRLAVSRRRKLTVVDKANVLETSRLWRETAQRVAREYPEVAVDYMFVDNAAMQIIRQPAYFDVIVTENMFGDILTDEASVISGSLGMLSSASVGAEVALFEPIHGSYPQAAGKNIANPMATILSAAMLLEHLGLDAEGRAVRRAVDRALAEGVVTEDLAAPGEKARSTSEVGDYVASQI, from the coding sequence ATGGATGTTAAAATCGCTCTTTTAGCCGGCGACGGCATCGGTCCCGAGATCGTCGCCGAAGCCACGAAAGTGTTGGACCGCGTGGCGGAAAAATTCGGACACAAGATCGAATACCGTCCCGCATTGGTGGGAGCCGCGGCCATCGACGCCGTGGGCGACCCCTATCCCGACGAGACGCACGCCGTCTGTCTTGCGGCGGACGCCGTGCTGTTCGGAGCCATCGGGGACCCCAAATACGACAACGACCCCACGGCGAAGGTGCGGCCCGAGCAGGGGCTGCTGCGGATGCGCAAGTCGCTGGGGTTGTTCGCCAATCTGCGTCCGGTGGCGCTGTTCGACTCCCTGGCCGACCGTTCGCCGCTCAAGGCGGAGGTGGTCCGCGGCACGGATTTCATCTGCGTGCGCGAACTCACGGGCGGCATCTACTTCGGCCGTCCGCAGGGCCGCGACGAGGAGGGCGCGCGCGCCTTCGACACCTGCACCTACACGGTCTCGGAGATCGAACGGGTCCTGCACGTGGCGTTCCGGCTGGCCGTGTCGCGCCGCCGCAAACTGACGGTCGTCGACAAGGCCAACGTGCTGGAAACCTCGCGTCTGTGGCGTGAAACGGCCCAGCGGGTAGCCCGGGAGTATCCCGAGGTGGCGGTGGACTATATGTTCGTGGACAACGCCGCCATGCAGATCATCCGCCAACCGGCTTATTTCGATGTCATCGTCACCGAAAACATGTTCGGCGACATCCTCACCGACGAGGCCAGCGTCATCAGCGGTTCGCTGGGCATGCTCTCCTCGGCGAGCGTGGGGGCCGAAGTGGCCCTTTTCGAGCCGATCCACGGCTCCTATCCGCAGGCCGCGGGAAAGAACATCGCCAACCCGATGGCCACGATCCTTTCGGCCGCGATGCTTCTGGAGCACCTGGGTCTCGATGCCGAGGGCAGGGCCGTGCGGCGTGCCGTCGATCGGGCGCTGGCCGAAGGAGTCGTCACCGAGGACCTTGCAGCGCCGGGCGAAAAGGCCCGTTCGACCTCCGAGGTGGGGGATTACGTCGCTTCGCAGATTTAA
- a CDS encoding alpha-isopropylmalate synthase regulatory domain-containing protein: protein MFPPVEIMDTTLRDGEQTSGVSFNAREKLSIARLLLEELHVSRIEIASARVSQGEQQAVRAIAEWAAAKGYADRVEALGFIDGGVSLDWLGTAGCRVVNLLAKGSRKHCEGQLRRTPERHLEDVRAEILAAVDRGMKVNLYLEDWSNGMRRSPDYVYAMLDGLADAPVSRFMCPDTLGVLDPYDTERFCRDLVERYPSLRFDFHAHNDYDLAVANTAAAVRAGFHGVHVTVNGLGERAGNAPLSSAVAVLHDRLGRTTGIDETKINRVSRTVESYTGIRIPANRPIVGASVFTQCAGIHADGDSKNNLYFNELLPERFGRVREYALGKTSGKANVLKNLEALGIDLDEAAMRKVTERVVELSDKKEQVTAEDLPYIIADVLRYDPVDTPVRILNYSLSLAQGMHPVATLRIEIHGCAYERTSAGDGQYDAFMRALRQIYREQLGREFPMLRDYTVSIPPGGRTDAFVQTIITWEMDGREFKTRGLDADQTEAAIKATVKMLNIIEINYNDNGC from the coding sequence ATGTTTCCCCCGGTTGAAATCATGGACACCACGCTGCGCGACGGCGAGCAGACCTCGGGCGTCTCCTTCAACGCCCGTGAAAAACTCTCCATCGCCCGGCTGTTGCTGGAGGAACTGCACGTAAGCCGCATCGAGATCGCCTCGGCGCGGGTCTCGCAGGGCGAACAGCAGGCCGTGCGCGCCATCGCCGAATGGGCTGCCGCCAAGGGCTATGCCGACCGTGTGGAAGCGCTGGGATTCATCGACGGCGGGGTGTCGCTCGACTGGCTCGGGACCGCCGGATGCCGCGTGGTCAACCTGCTGGCCAAAGGTTCGCGGAAACATTGCGAGGGGCAGCTGCGCCGCACGCCCGAACGGCATCTGGAGGATGTGCGCGCCGAGATACTTGCGGCCGTCGACCGCGGGATGAAGGTGAACCTCTACCTTGAGGATTGGTCCAACGGCATGCGCCGTTCGCCCGACTACGTCTACGCGATGCTCGACGGACTGGCCGACGCTCCCGTCAGCCGGTTCATGTGCCCCGATACGCTGGGCGTCCTCGACCCCTACGACACCGAACGTTTCTGCCGCGACCTGGTGGAGCGTTATCCGTCGCTGCGTTTCGATTTCCACGCCCACAACGACTACGACCTCGCCGTGGCCAACACCGCCGCCGCCGTGCGTGCGGGTTTCCACGGCGTTCACGTCACCGTGAACGGGCTGGGCGAGCGGGCCGGCAACGCGCCGCTGTCGAGCGCGGTGGCCGTGCTGCACGACCGCCTGGGCCGCACGACGGGGATCGACGAAACGAAGATCAACCGCGTCAGCCGCACGGTCGAGAGCTATACGGGCATCCGCATTCCCGCCAACCGACCGATCGTCGGCGCGAGCGTCTTCACGCAGTGCGCGGGCATCCACGCCGACGGCGACAGCAAGAACAACCTCTACTTCAACGAACTGCTTCCCGAGCGTTTCGGGCGCGTCCGCGAATACGCCCTGGGCAAAACCTCGGGCAAGGCCAATGTCCTGAAAAACCTCGAAGCGCTGGGCATCGACCTCGACGAGGCCGCGATGCGCAAGGTGACCGAACGGGTGGTCGAGTTGAGCGACAAGAAGGAGCAGGTGACGGCCGAGGACCTGCCGTATATCATCGCCGACGTGCTGCGCTACGACCCGGTCGACACTCCGGTCCGGATTCTCAATTACAGCCTCTCGCTGGCGCAGGGGATGCACCCCGTCGCGACGCTCCGGATCGAGATTCACGGCTGCGCGTACGAGCGGACCTCGGCGGGCGACGGCCAGTACGACGCCTTCATGCGTGCCCTGCGGCAAATCTACCGCGAACAGCTCGGGCGCGAGTTTCCGATGCTGCGCGACTATACCGTTTCGATTCCGCCCGGAGGCCGCACCGACGCCTTCGTGCAGACGATCATCACCTGGGAGATGGACGGCCGCGAGTTCAAGACCCGCGGGCTGGACGCCGACCAGACGGAGGCTGCCATCAAGGCGACTGTCAAAATGTTGAATATCATTGAAATAAACTATAACGACAATGGATGTTAA
- the leuD gene encoding 3-isopropylmalate dehydratase small subunit → MSIPKFVTFTSGAVPVEVENIDTDQIIPARFLKATERKGFGDNLFRDWRYDAAGQRIASFPLNDPRYEGRILVAGRNFGCGSSREHAAWAIADYGFRVVVSSFFADIFRNNALNNGLLPIRVSEEFLKAVFGEIRRDPKAQFTVDLGNQTLTIVSDGRSEGFEIDAYKKRCLENGYDDVDYLRSIADRIEAFEAARK, encoded by the coding sequence ATGTCCATACCCAAATTCGTAACCTTCACCTCGGGGGCCGTTCCCGTCGAGGTGGAAAACATAGATACCGACCAGATCATCCCGGCGCGCTTTCTGAAAGCCACCGAACGCAAGGGCTTCGGCGACAACCTTTTCCGCGACTGGCGTTACGACGCCGCGGGACAGCGGATCGCTTCGTTCCCTTTGAACGATCCCCGCTACGAGGGGCGAATCCTCGTCGCCGGGCGCAATTTCGGCTGCGGAAGTTCGCGCGAGCATGCCGCCTGGGCCATCGCCGACTACGGTTTCCGCGTCGTGGTGTCGAGCTTCTTCGCCGACATCTTCCGCAACAACGCCCTGAATAACGGCCTGCTGCCGATCCGTGTGAGCGAGGAGTTTCTGAAAGCTGTTTTCGGCGAGATCCGGCGCGACCCGAAGGCGCAGTTCACCGTCGATCTGGGCAACCAGACGCTGACCATCGTGTCGGACGGGCGCAGCGAGGGTTTCGAGATCGACGCCTACAAGAAACGCTGTCTCGAAAACGGCTACGACGACGTGGACTACCTGCGCAGTATCGCCGACCGGATCGAGGCCTTCGAAGCCGCCCGCAAATAG
- the leuC gene encoding 3-isopropylmalate dehydratase large subunit, producing MGRTLLDKIWDAHTVRVEDGGRCVLYIDRQYIHEVTSPVAFAGIERRGFGVARPAQITATADHNIPTVDQHLPIGEPESRRQVETLAENCARHGIEHFGVGHPKQGIVHIIGPELGFTQPGMTIVCGDSHTSTHGALGAVAFGVGTSEVEMVFASQCILQTKPRTMRITVDGALRPGVEAKDVILYIISKLTASGGTGHFIEFAGSTIRSLSMEGRMTVCNMSIECGARGGMIAPDEKTFEYLRGRERAPQGAAYHEAVARWRELYSDADAVFDREYRFDAADIAPMISYGTNPGMGMAVDGTIPADADPKALEYMGFRPGERMLGKAVDYVFVGSCTNGRIEDLRRFARLVEGRRKADNITAWIVPGSKGVEAAARAEGLDRILAAAGFELRQPGCSACLAMNADKIPAGKYSVSTSNRNFEGRQGPGARTMLSGVAVAAAAAVTGVISDPREVFDM from the coding sequence ATGGGACGAACGCTTCTGGACAAGATATGGGACGCGCACACGGTGCGTGTCGAGGACGGCGGCCGCTGCGTGCTCTACATCGACCGGCAGTATATCCACGAGGTGACGTCGCCCGTGGCTTTCGCGGGGATCGAACGCCGCGGCTTCGGCGTCGCGCGTCCGGCGCAGATCACGGCCACGGCCGACCATAACATCCCGACCGTCGACCAGCACCTTCCGATCGGGGAGCCGGAGTCGCGGCGGCAGGTCGAGACGCTGGCCGAGAACTGCGCCCGCCACGGCATCGAGCACTTCGGCGTGGGACACCCCAAGCAGGGCATCGTGCACATCATCGGCCCCGAGCTGGGATTCACCCAGCCGGGCATGACGATCGTCTGCGGCGACAGCCACACTTCGACCCACGGAGCTTTGGGCGCCGTGGCGTTCGGCGTGGGGACTTCGGAGGTCGAAATGGTCTTCGCCAGCCAGTGCATCCTCCAGACCAAACCCCGCACGATGCGCATTACGGTCGACGGCGCGCTGCGTCCGGGCGTCGAAGCCAAGGATGTCATCCTCTATATCATCTCGAAACTCACCGCTTCGGGCGGCACGGGCCATTTCATCGAGTTTGCCGGCAGCACGATCCGTTCGCTCTCGATGGAGGGCCGCATGACGGTCTGCAACATGAGCATCGAGTGCGGCGCGCGCGGCGGCATGATCGCCCCCGACGAGAAGACCTTCGAATACCTCCGGGGCCGCGAACGCGCTCCGCAGGGAGCCGCCTACCACGAGGCCGTGGCCCGCTGGCGGGAACTTTACAGCGATGCGGACGCGGTTTTCGACAGGGAGTACCGCTTCGACGCTGCGGACATCGCCCCGATGATCTCCTACGGAACCAATCCCGGAATGGGGATGGCCGTCGACGGAACGATTCCCGCCGACGCCGATCCCAAGGCGTTGGAGTACATGGGTTTCAGACCCGGGGAGCGGATGTTGGGCAAAGCGGTCGACTACGTGTTCGTCGGCAGTTGCACCAACGGCCGCATCGAGGACCTGCGCCGTTTCGCCCGTCTGGTCGAAGGCCGCCGCAAGGCGGACAACATCACCGCATGGATCGTTCCCGGCTCGAAGGGCGTCGAAGCCGCCGCGCGGGCCGAGGGACTGGACCGCATCCTCGCCGCAGCGGGTTTCGAACTCCGCCAGCCGGGCTGTTCGGCGTGCCTGGCGATGAACGCCGACAAGATTCCGGCGGGCAAATACAGCGTTTCGACCTCGAACCGCAATTTCGAGGGCCGGCAGGGTCCCGGCGCCCGTACGATGCTGTCGGGTGTGGCCGTTGCCGCCGCCGCCGCGGTGACGGGCGTGATTTCCGATCCGCGCGAAGTGTTCGATATGTAA
- a CDS encoding 2-isopropylmalate synthase has product MSERLYIFDTTLRDGEQVPGCQLNTTEKIEVAKLLESLGVDVIEAGFPISSPGDFNSVLEISKAVSEPTICALTRAVKKDIDVAADALRLARRKRIHTGIGVSPQHIYDKLRSTPEKIVESAVEAVKYAKRYVEDVEFYAEDAGRADVEYLARVVEAVIRAGATVVNIPDTTGYCLPNEYGAKIKYLVDNVPNIDRAIISTHCHNDLGMATANTLSGILNGARQAEVTINGIGERAGNTSLEEVVMTLRCHKDVAVDTNINSRLITKASHLVSSLMNMPVQPNKAIVGRNAFAHSSGIHQDGVLKQRQTYEIIDPQDIGLNESVIALTARSGRAALVHRLELLGYDLTQEELDATYEKFLALADRKKEIHDYDLLYLVGDIDRMKQQSISLKFMQVTTGTLVPTATVVLKFGDHERMSTATGNGPVDAAVSAIKKLINEKVVLAEFLMQAITRGSNDVGRVHVQVECGSRTVHGFGAHTDTTRASIEAFLDALRALNVTEKIEEED; this is encoded by the coding sequence ATGAGTGAGAGATTGTACATTTTCGACACCACGCTGCGCGACGGTGAGCAGGTCCCCGGTTGTCAGTTGAACACCACCGAAAAAATTGAAGTCGCCAAACTGCTCGAAAGCCTCGGCGTAGACGTCATCGAGGCGGGATTTCCCATCTCCAGCCCCGGTGATTTCAACTCCGTGCTGGAGATTTCCAAGGCCGTTTCCGAGCCGACGATCTGCGCGCTGACCCGCGCCGTGAAGAAGGACATCGACGTTGCGGCCGATGCGCTGCGGCTGGCCAGGCGCAAGCGTATCCATACGGGCATCGGCGTTTCGCCGCAGCATATCTACGACAAACTGCGTTCCACGCCCGAGAAGATCGTCGAATCTGCCGTCGAGGCGGTTAAATATGCCAAACGCTACGTCGAGGATGTGGAGTTCTATGCCGAGGACGCCGGGCGCGCCGACGTCGAGTACCTCGCCCGCGTGGTCGAGGCGGTCATCCGGGCCGGCGCGACGGTGGTCAATATCCCCGACACGACGGGCTACTGTCTTCCGAACGAATACGGCGCGAAGATCAAATACCTCGTGGACAACGTTCCCAACATCGACCGGGCGATCATTTCGACCCACTGCCACAACGATCTGGGCATGGCTACGGCCAATACGCTGAGCGGCATCCTGAACGGCGCCCGGCAGGCCGAGGTCACGATCAACGGCATCGGCGAACGGGCCGGCAACACCTCGCTCGAAGAGGTGGTGATGACGCTCCGCTGCCACAAGGACGTGGCCGTCGACACGAACATCAATTCGCGCCTGATCACCAAGGCCTCGCACCTGGTGTCGAGCCTGATGAACATGCCCGTGCAGCCCAACAAGGCCATCGTGGGCCGCAACGCCTTCGCCCATTCGTCGGGCATCCATCAGGACGGCGTGCTCAAGCAGCGTCAGACCTACGAGATCATCGACCCGCAGGACATCGGGCTGAACGAGTCGGTCATCGCCCTCACGGCCCGCAGCGGGCGCGCGGCCCTCGTGCACCGGCTCGAACTGCTGGGCTACGACCTCACGCAGGAGGAATTGGACGCCACGTACGAGAAATTCCTCGCCCTGGCCGACCGGAAAAAGGAGATTCACGACTACGACCTGTTGTACCTCGTGGGCGACATCGACCGCATGAAGCAGCAGTCCATTTCGTTGAAATTCATGCAGGTGACCACCGGGACGCTGGTTCCGACGGCTACCGTGGTGCTGAAATTCGGCGACCACGAACGCATGTCCACCGCCACGGGCAACGGTCCGGTCGACGCGGCGGTCTCGGCCATCAAGAAACTGATCAACGAGAAGGTGGTGCTTGCGGAGTTCCTGATGCAGGCCATCACGCGCGGTTCGAACGACGTGGGCCGCGTGCATGTGCAGGTCGAGTGCGGCAGCCGTACGGTCCACGGATTCGGCGCGCACACCGACACCACGCGGGCTTCGATCGAGGCGTTCCTCGACGCGCTGCGCGCACTCAACGTAACCGAAAAAATCGAGGAGGAGGATTGA
- the ald gene encoding alanine dehydrogenase: protein MIIGIPKEIKNNENRVALTPAGARELVKRGHKVYVQATAGVNSGFADDAYTAVGAEMLPSIEEVYARAEMIVKVKEPVAPEYKLIRRDQLVFTFFHFASSEPLTRAMVDSGAVCCAYETVERADRSLPLLIPMSEVAGRMAAQEGRYFLEKPRGGKGVLLGGVPGVKPAKVFVIGAGVVGTAAARTAAGTGADVTICDISLQRLTYLADVMPRNVKTLMSSEYNIREELKHADLVVGSVLIPGAKAPKLVTRDMLREMEPGTVMVDVAIDQGGCFETSRPTTHEDPVYYVDGILHYCVANIPGAVPRTSTLALTNATLPYTIQLADKGWRRAAQENPELALGLNIIGGRVVCKPVADAWGLPYEPLAL from the coding sequence ATGATTATCGGTATTCCAAAAGAGATCAAGAACAACGAGAATCGCGTTGCTCTTACCCCCGCAGGCGCCCGGGAGCTTGTCAAACGGGGACACAAAGTTTATGTGCAGGCTACGGCCGGTGTGAACAGCGGATTTGCCGATGATGCCTACACGGCCGTCGGGGCGGAGATGCTTCCCTCGATTGAGGAGGTCTACGCCCGGGCGGAAATGATCGTCAAGGTCAAGGAACCGGTGGCTCCCGAGTACAAACTCATCCGCAGGGACCAGCTGGTTTTCACCTTCTTCCACTTCGCCAGCAGCGAACCCCTCACCCGTGCGATGGTCGACAGCGGGGCGGTCTGCTGTGCCTATGAGACCGTCGAGCGCGCCGACCGTTCGCTGCCGCTGCTGATCCCGATGTCGGAGGTCGCGGGGCGCATGGCCGCGCAGGAGGGACGCTATTTCCTCGAAAAACCCCGCGGCGGCAAGGGCGTGCTGCTGGGCGGCGTGCCGGGCGTGAAGCCCGCCAAGGTCTTCGTCATCGGTGCGGGCGTTGTCGGAACGGCTGCGGCGCGCACCGCTGCCGGAACGGGGGCTGACGTGACGATCTGCGACATTTCGCTCCAGCGGCTGACCTATCTGGCTGACGTGATGCCCCGCAACGTCAAGACGCTGATGTCTTCCGAATACAACATCCGCGAGGAGCTGAAGCATGCCGACCTGGTGGTCGGCTCGGTGCTGATTCCGGGAGCCAAGGCCCCGAAGCTCGTCACGCGCGACATGCTCCGGGAGATGGAGCCGGGAACGGTGATGGTCGACGTGGCCATCGACCAGGGCGGCTGTTTCGAGACTTCGCGCCCCACCACGCACGAGGACCCGGTCTATTACGTCGACGGCATCCTGCACTACTGCGTGGCCAACATTCCGGGCGCCGTGCCCCGCACTTCGACCCTCGCGCTTACGAACGCGACGCTTCCCTACACCATCCAGCTTGCCGACAAGGGCTGGCGGCGCGCCGCACAGGAGAATCCCGAGCTGGCGCTGGGGCTGAACATCATCGGCGGCAGGGTGGTCTGCAAACCCGTGGCCGACGCCTGGGGGCTGCCTTACGAACCGTTGGCGCTGTAA
- a CDS encoding TonB-dependent receptor, producing MLKSRCALLFLLFPCAAAAQYPGDEYYPYAEREERRELLTTDSTLFYRAVQSPSDLYGLRTGFNLPQVALRRRGLDYTLERTSLMGVAVSYRYLAALRLLGAEEQRYAGLAAAPGEPAAAGGMRAFRFSDGEPLQPFLASVRFTDRNYLVGAKAAVSASPGDGWRISAALDARSGRDMHVEGVFTNAVTAGLRLARRFGEGHELSVLCIVPPSVRGTRLSSSEEAFTLTGDRLYNPAWGWQDGRVRNSRVRRETVPLALAAYAVPLSASTSLAATLAAEAGVAKYSMLDWYDARTPMPDNYRYLPSYTGDRETEQAWLARDPRYTQIDWDELIRQNRMAGGHAVYALEDRVERLCNLAFDASFATEADARLTLRYGVSLRRENTRSYKQMRDLLGAGYVTDIDRFLIDDDTYSNLLQNDLRHPGRTVREGDRFGYDYALTLRGAALRLQADYRSDRFRADLSVVLGSDAVSRRGYYEKELFPGGQSYGPSRVMRFTPYTLKAAAGWAFTPRRYIEIAAAAAARTPRAGDLFFQPLYNNRTVDNPVPERIYAAELNCRLTGPVVDFQAAFFAAMTLDGIETRTYYDDMASVYCDMAVTGVGRMSCGAEAAADIRLSYRWLLSLAASAGRYEYIRDPRVTVLSDVDNSAVDVQAVSRMGGCETGGAPQLTALAEIAWFGPKGWGCRASAGYAGRRYVEPMPLRRTDRIAGQGGITREFFDAFTRQERLPDAFTLDAALFKSFRFERSRLTASLMLRNLTGEADTVYGGYESLRVRRIRPGDDTLYAPHASRCTYAWPRSFYLTISYRF from the coding sequence ATGCTGAAAAGTCGTTGTGCCCTGTTGTTTCTCCTGTTTCCGTGTGCGGCGGCGGCCCAGTACCCCGGCGACGAATACTATCCCTATGCCGAACGCGAGGAGCGGCGCGAACTGCTCACGACCGATTCGACGCTCTTCTACCGCGCCGTGCAGTCCCCTTCGGACCTCTACGGCCTTCGCACCGGTTTCAACCTGCCGCAGGTCGCGCTCCGGCGCCGCGGACTGGATTACACCCTGGAACGCACGTCGCTCATGGGCGTTGCGGTTTCCTACCGTTACCTCGCGGCGCTGCGCCTGCTCGGGGCCGAAGAACAGCGCTATGCGGGGCTTGCCGCCGCGCCCGGGGAACCGGCTGCGGCGGGCGGCATGCGGGCGTTCCGGTTTTCGGACGGGGAGCCGTTGCAGCCTTTTCTGGCTTCGGTCCGCTTCACCGACCGCAATTACCTCGTGGGAGCGAAAGCCGCCGTCTCGGCGTCGCCGGGCGACGGCTGGCGCATTTCGGCGGCTCTCGACGCCCGCTCCGGCCGCGACATGCACGTCGAAGGGGTCTTCACCAATGCCGTGACCGCCGGACTGCGCCTTGCCCGGCGTTTCGGCGAAGGGCACGAACTCTCCGTGCTGTGTATCGTGCCGCCCTCGGTGCGGGGCACGCGCCTCTCCTCTTCGGAGGAGGCTTTCACGCTCACGGGCGACCGTCTCTACAACCCGGCGTGGGGCTGGCAGGACGGCAGGGTGCGCAACTCCCGCGTGCGGCGCGAGACGGTTCCGCTGGCCCTGGCCGCCTATGCCGTGCCGCTGTCGGCTTCGACCTCGCTTGCCGCCACGCTTGCCGCCGAGGCGGGCGTCGCGAAGTACAGCATGCTCGACTGGTACGACGCCCGCACGCCGATGCCCGACAATTACCGGTATCTGCCCAGCTATACGGGCGACCGGGAGACCGAGCAGGCGTGGCTCGCCCGCGATCCGCGCTACACGCAGATCGACTGGGACGAGCTGATCCGCCAGAACCGCATGGCGGGCGGACATGCGGTCTATGCGTTGGAAGACCGTGTCGAACGGCTCTGCAACCTCGCTTTCGACGCGTCGTTCGCCACCGAAGCCGACGCCCGGCTGACGCTCCGCTACGGAGTTTCGCTCCGCCGCGAAAACACCCGTTCCTACAAGCAGATGCGCGATCTGCTGGGCGCCGGGTACGTTACGGACATCGACCGCTTCCTGATCGACGACGACACGTACAGCAATCTGTTGCAGAACGACCTGCGGCATCCCGGACGGACGGTCCGCGAGGGCGACCGCTTCGGCTACGATTATGCGCTGACGCTGCGCGGGGCTGCGCTCCGCTTGCAGGCCGATTACCGCTCCGACCGTTTCCGGGCCGATCTTTCGGTCGTGCTGGGGAGCGATGCCGTCAGCCGCCGGGGCTATTACGAGAAGGAACTTTTTCCCGGCGGGCAGTCCTACGGCCCTTCGCGCGTCATGCGGTTCACGCCCTACACGCTCAAGGCCGCTGCGGGCTGGGCCTTCACCCCGCGCCGCTATATCGAAATCGCCGCCGCGGCCGCCGCCCGGACCCCTCGGGCCGGGGATCTTTTCTTTCAGCCGCTCTATAACAACCGTACGGTCGACAACCCCGTGCCCGAACGCATCTACGCCGCCGAACTCAACTGCCGCCTGACGGGACCCGTCGTCGATTTTCAGGCGGCGTTCTTCGCTGCCATGACGCTCGACGGCATCGAGACACGGACGTATTACGACGACATGGCCTCGGTCTACTGCGACATGGCCGTGACGGGCGTCGGGCGCATGTCCTGCGGCGCGGAGGCCGCGGCCGACATCCGGCTGTCCTACCGCTGGCTGCTGTCGCTGGCCGCTTCGGCCGGACGCTACGAATACATTCGCGATCCGCGCGTCACGGTGCTCTCCGACGTGGATAACTCGGCCGTCGACGTGCAGGCCGTGAGCCGTATGGGCGGCTGCGAGACGGGCGGCGCCCCGCAGCTGACCGCTCTGGCGGAGATCGCCTGGTTCGGCCCGAAAGGGTGGGGATGCCGCGCTTCGGCAGGATATGCCGGGCGGCGTTACGTCGAACCGATGCCCCTGCGCCGCACCGACCGCATCGCGGGTCAGGGCGGTATCACACGGGAGTTTTTCGACGCCTTCACCCGGCAGGAGCGGCTGCCGGACGCCTTCACGCTCGATGCCGCGCTGTTCAAGTCGTTCCGGTTCGAACGTTCGCGGCTCACCGCGTCGCTGATGCTGCGCAACCTGACGGGCGAGGCCGATACGGTCTATGGCGGCTACGAGTCGCTGCGCGTGCGCCGCATCCGCCCGGGCGACGACACGCTCTACGCGCCCCACGCCTCGCGCTGCACCTATGCGTGGCCCCGTTCGTTCTATCTTACAATCTCTTACCGGTTTTGA